From a single Azospirillum fermentarium genomic region:
- the purM gene encoding phosphoribosylformylglycinamidine cyclo-ligase — protein sequence MSTQPNNTSDAYKQAGVDIDAGNALVEAIKPLARSTARSGSDAGLGGFGALFDLRAAGFRDPLLVATTDGVGTKLKVAITAGKHDTVGIDLVAMCVNDLVVQGAEPLLFLDYYATGKLDVAAGRAIVAGIAEGCRQAGCALVGGETAEMPGMYSDGDYDLAGFSVGAVERDSALTGAGVTDGDVVLGLASAGVHSNGYSLVRRLVEKSGLGYADPAPFAPGQTMAEALLTPTRIYVKSTLAAVRAGTVKAMAHITGGGLIENIPRVLPDGLGVTLDAKAWQFLPVFGWLARTGGLSALDMARTFNCGLGMVVICPAGMADEAARILRDGGETVYTVGRVHTLADGQPRVTVEGMDTEWPL from the coding sequence ATCAGCACCCAACCCAACAACACGTCCGACGCCTACAAACAGGCGGGTGTGGACATCGACGCGGGCAACGCGCTCGTCGAGGCGATCAAGCCGCTGGCGCGTTCGACCGCACGGTCTGGTTCCGACGCCGGCCTCGGCGGCTTCGGCGCGCTGTTCGACCTGCGCGCCGCCGGTTTCCGCGACCCGCTTCTGGTCGCCACGACCGATGGCGTCGGCACCAAGCTCAAAGTGGCGATCACCGCGGGAAAACACGATACCGTGGGCATCGATCTCGTCGCCATGTGCGTCAACGATCTGGTGGTCCAGGGGGCGGAACCGCTGCTGTTCCTGGATTATTACGCCACCGGCAAGCTGGACGTGGCCGCGGGCCGCGCCATCGTCGCCGGCATCGCCGAGGGCTGCCGTCAGGCCGGCTGCGCGCTGGTCGGCGGCGAGACGGCGGAAATGCCCGGCATGTATTCCGACGGCGATTATGATCTCGCCGGCTTCTCGGTGGGGGCGGTCGAGCGCGACTCCGCCCTGACCGGCGCCGGGGTGACCGACGGCGACGTGGTGCTGGGGCTGGCCTCGGCGGGCGTGCATTCCAACGGCTATTCGCTGGTCCGCCGTCTGGTGGAAAAGTCGGGCCTGGGCTATGCCGATCCCGCCCCCTTCGCCCCCGGCCAGACCATGGCCGAGGCGCTGCTGACCCCCACCCGCATCTATGTCAAGAGCACGCTGGCCGCGGTGCGCGCCGGCACGGTGAAGGCCATGGCCCACATCACCGGCGGCGGGCTGATCGAGAACATTCCGCGGGTTCTGCCCGACGGGCTGGGCGTGACGCTGGATGCCAAGGCGTGGCAGTTCCTGCCGGTGTTCGGCTGGCTGGCCCGGACGGGCGGTCTGTCGGCGCTGGACATGGCCCGCACCTTCAACTGCGGTCTGGGCATGGTCGTCATCTGCCCGGCGGGGATGGCCGACGAAGCCGCCCGCATCCTGCGTGACGGCGGCGAGACGGTTTATACCGTTGGCCGCGTCCACACCCTGGCCGATGGCCAGCCGCGGGTGACCGTGGAAGGAATGGACACGGAATGGCCCCTGTAA
- the purN gene encoding phosphoribosylglycinamide formyltransferase, with protein sequence MAPVNDKGLTRLKLGVLISGRGSNLQALIDAAADPSFPAEIALVLSNKADAYGLERAAKAGIATTVVSHRDYPGDKPGFEAAMDARLRDAGVELVCLAGFMRLLSPWFVNQWHDRMINIHPSLLPSFKGLDTHQRALDAGVRFHGCTVHYVRAEMDAGPIIVQAAVPVLPGDDDHALAGRVLEQEHRIYPLAVRLVAEGRTRVDGDRVVIDGPVPALPALVNPPA encoded by the coding sequence ATGGCCCCTGTAAACGACAAAGGGCTGACTCGTCTGAAGCTCGGGGTTCTCATCTCCGGGCGGGGCAGCAATCTCCAGGCGCTGATCGACGCGGCGGCGGATCCGTCGTTTCCGGCGGAGATCGCGCTGGTGCTGTCCAACAAGGCCGACGCCTATGGGCTGGAACGGGCGGCCAAGGCCGGCATCGCCACCACCGTGGTCAGCCACCGCGATTACCCCGGCGACAAGCCGGGGTTCGAGGCGGCCATGGACGCCCGCCTGCGCGATGCGGGCGTGGAGTTGGTGTGCCTGGCCGGCTTCATGCGGCTGCTGTCGCCGTGGTTCGTGAACCAGTGGCACGACCGGATGATCAACATCCACCCGTCGCTGCTGCCGTCGTTCAAGGGGCTGGACACCCACCAGCGGGCGCTGGACGCCGGGGTGCGGTTCCACGGCTGCACCGTGCATTACGTGCGGGCGGAAATGGACGCCGGCCCGATCATCGTGCAGGCGGCGGTTCCCGTCCTGCCCGGCGACGACGACCACGCCCTGGCCGGCCGCGTGCTGGAGCAGGAGCACCGCATCTACCCCCTGGCCGTCCGTCTGGTGGCCGAGGGGCGCACGCGGGTGGACGGTGACCGCGTGGTCATCGACGGGCCGGTCCCGGCCTTGCCGGCGCTGGTCAACCCGCCGGCCTGA
- a CDS encoding DUF1244 domain-containing protein, whose amino-acid sequence MDDRTRIELEAAAFRGLVAHLQKRTDVQNIDLMNLAGFCRNCLSKWYLAAAKEHGVAMTDDEAKEAVYGMPHSRWRSEFQTDATAEQKQKFEDTKPLHAEISGHWLKK is encoded by the coding sequence ATGGACGACCGTACCCGAATCGAACTGGAAGCCGCGGCCTTCCGCGGTCTGGTGGCGCATCTGCAAAAGCGCACCGACGTGCAGAACATCGACCTGATGAATCTGGCCGGGTTCTGCCGCAACTGCCTGTCGAAATGGTATCTGGCCGCCGCCAAGGAACACGGCGTCGCCATGACCGACGACGAGGCGAAAGAGGCCGTCTACGGTATGCCCCATTCCCGGTGGCGGTCGGAATTCCAGACCGACGCCACCGCGGAACAGAAGCAGAAATTCGAAGACACTAAGCCGCTGCACGCCGAAATCAGCGGCCACTGGCTAAAGAAGTAA
- a CDS encoding molybdopterin molybdotransferase MoeA: protein MDCYAPKGAGLLSLDDALARIVSGFGPAVDTESVPLSHARGRVLAEPVTAPIDVPPAAVSAMDGYGYAAASGAGGGPFSLPVVGRVPAGTVFSGTVAAGQAVRIFTGAPVPAGVDTVAMQEDCTAHEDGSVTVNRPPKPGANIRPAGEDMRAGAVVLHPGARLRAQDVGLAAAVGRAGLRVRQRVTVVLFSTGDELREPGTPKPEGAIYDANRYTIAAQLQALGVEVEDLGILPDRAEVVRDALAGAAARGHLIVTSGGVSVGEEDHVKAAVNALGGIDLWRLAIKPGKPVALGKIRGGRVGGTPFLGLPGNPVSAMVTFMLIGRPLVMRLMGVEKTAAPRCLAVAGFSFRKKAGRREFLRATLGTGPDGLPVAHKFPNDSSGVLTSMVEADGLVDIPADTQEVREGDMVAFLPFTGLFV, encoded by the coding sequence ATGGATTGCTACGCCCCGAAGGGAGCCGGGCTGCTGTCGCTGGATGATGCGCTGGCCCGCATCGTGTCCGGTTTCGGCCCGGCGGTGGACACCGAAAGCGTGCCCCTGTCCCACGCCCGCGGGCGCGTGCTGGCCGAGCCGGTGACGGCCCCCATCGACGTGCCTCCGGCGGCGGTGTCGGCCATGGATGGATACGGCTATGCCGCCGCGTCCGGGGCCGGCGGGGGGCCGTTCTCCCTTCCCGTCGTCGGGCGGGTGCCGGCGGGCACCGTGTTTTCCGGCACGGTGGCGGCGGGGCAGGCGGTGCGCATCTTCACCGGGGCACCCGTGCCCGCCGGGGTGGACACCGTGGCGATGCAGGAGGACTGCACCGCCCATGAGGACGGCTCGGTCACCGTCAACCGCCCGCCCAAGCCCGGCGCCAACATCCGCCCGGCGGGGGAGGACATGCGGGCGGGGGCGGTGGTGCTGCACCCGGGTGCGCGCCTGCGCGCCCAGGACGTCGGGCTGGCCGCGGCGGTGGGCCGGGCGGGGCTGCGCGTGCGCCAGCGGGTGACGGTGGTGCTGTTCTCCACCGGGGACGAGTTGCGCGAACCCGGCACCCCGAAGCCGGAGGGCGCCATCTATGACGCCAACCGCTACACCATCGCCGCCCAGCTTCAGGCGCTGGGGGTGGAGGTGGAGGATCTGGGCATCCTGCCCGACCGGGCCGAGGTGGTGAGGGATGCGCTGGCCGGTGCCGCCGCCCGCGGCCACCTGATCGTCACCTCCGGCGGGGTGTCGGTGGGGGAGGAGGATCACGTGAAGGCGGCGGTCAACGCGCTGGGCGGCATCGACCTGTGGCGGCTGGCGATCAAGCCCGGCAAGCCGGTTGCGCTTGGTAAAATCCGGGGGGGCCGCGTGGGCGGCACGCCGTTTTTGGGCCTGCCCGGCAACCCGGTGTCGGCCATGGTGACGTTCATGCTGATCGGGCGCCCGCTGGTGATGCGGCTGATGGGCGTGGAAAAGACCGCGGCGCCGCGCTGTCTGGCGGTGGCCGGCTTCTCCTTCCGCAAAAAGGCGGGGCGGCGGGAATTCCTGCGCGCCACGCTCGGCACCGGGCCGGACGGGCTGCCCGTGGCCCACAAGTTCCCCAACGATTCGTCGGGCGTGCTGACCTCGATGGTGGAAGCCGACGGGCTGGTGGACATCCCCGCCGACACGCAGGAAGTGCGGGAAGGCGACATGGTGGCCTTCCTGCCCTTTACCGGGTTGTTTGTGTAA
- a CDS encoding MFS transporter, whose amino-acid sequence MTDAPLPVRSIVLLSIAAFASSATIRIADPLLPQIAGEFGTTVAHASIISTACTLAYGLCQLVHGPVGDRFGKYTIITLMTLVSAVMTGAGGFADDLATLGFLRLLAGATAAALIPLSMAHIGDIVPLDRRQPVLARFMSGQILGSIAGQAAGGIFGEFLSWHAVFMVLGVIYLGVALLLWREVLSGRVKQTRTAVSPSFLATTLLALARTPRVRLVVGVVFLEGVSFLGPFTYLGAYLHEHYGLGYAAIGGILACFGLGGLVYAGLSGRIVATLGPRNMVVSGGVLMALAFALVLFVPAWPVVPVASAVCGMGFYLFHNTLQTQATQMAPHVRGIAVSLFASGFFLGQSAGVAVGGLVITAAGYAPVFAWPIVTLPLLAVFFRRRMG is encoded by the coding sequence ATGACCGACGCCCCCTTGCCTGTGCGTTCCATCGTCCTGCTGAGCATCGCGGCGTTCGCGTCGTCGGCGACGATCCGCATCGCCGACCCGCTGCTGCCGCAGATCGCCGGGGAATTCGGCACCACGGTGGCGCACGCCTCCATCATCAGCACCGCCTGCACGCTGGCCTATGGGCTGTGCCAGCTTGTCCATGGGCCGGTGGGGGACCGTTTCGGCAAATACACCATCATCACGCTGATGACGCTGGTGTCGGCGGTGATGACCGGGGCCGGCGGGTTCGCCGACGATCTCGCCACCCTGGGTTTCCTGCGGCTGCTGGCCGGGGCGACGGCGGCGGCGCTGATCCCGCTGTCCATGGCCCACATCGGCGACATCGTGCCGCTGGACCGGCGCCAGCCGGTGCTGGCCCGCTTCATGTCCGGCCAGATCCTCGGGTCCATCGCCGGGCAGGCGGCGGGCGGCATCTTCGGCGAGTTCCTGAGCTGGCACGCGGTGTTCATGGTGCTGGGCGTCATCTATCTGGGCGTGGCGCTGCTGCTGTGGCGGGAGGTGCTGTCGGGCCGGGTCAAGCAGACGCGCACGGCGGTCAGCCCGTCGTTCCTGGCCACCACCCTGCTGGCGCTGGCCCGCACGCCGCGGGTGCGGCTGGTGGTGGGGGTGGTGTTTCTGGAAGGGGTGAGCTTCCTCGGTCCCTTCACCTATCTGGGGGCCTATCTGCACGAGCATTATGGGCTGGGGTATGCGGCCATCGGCGGCATTCTGGCGTGTTTCGGGCTGGGCGGGCTGGTGTACGCCGGGCTGTCGGGGCGCATCGTCGCCACGCTGGGGCCGCGCAACATGGTGGTCAGCGGCGGCGTGCTGATGGCGCTGGCCTTCGCGCTCGTCCTGTTCGTGCCGGCGTGGCCGGTGGTGCCGGTGGCGTCCGCCGTGTGCGGTATGGGCTTCTACCTGTTCCACAACACCCTCCAGACCCAGGCGACACAGATGGCGCCGCACGTGCGCGGCATCGCGGTGTCGCTGTTCGCCTCGGGCTTCTTCCTGGGGCAGTCGGCGGGGGTGGCTGTGGGCGGGCTGGTCATCACCGCCGCCGGCTATGCCCCGGTGTTCGCGTGGCCCATCGTGACGCTGCCGCTGCTGGCGGTGTTCTTCCGCCGCCGCATGGGGTGA
- a CDS encoding phosphoribosylaminoimidazolesuccinocarboxamide synthase — protein MTDTAALAPHLHNVLVDVDIPELPNHYHGKVRDNYDLPDGRRIIIASDRLSAFDINLTAIPFKGQVLTQTARFWFEKTADIIANHVIDYPDPNVVVCKRLTILPVEVVVRDYLAGTTSTSILSMYKAGKREMYGHSFPEGLRPNEKLPQTIITPTTKAAIGDHDTPLSPDEIVSGGILPAAQWEQVQAAALALFARGREIADRHGLILVDTKYEFGVDENGTVFLADEIHTPDSSRYWIKDSYAARFAAGERPESFDKDFVRTWVSERCDPYNDPIPAIPDELVLNTARVYITAYEMITGQRFTLPDQPVPVLERIRANLAAYF, from the coding sequence ATGACCGACACCGCCGCCCTCGCCCCCCATCTGCACAATGTCCTGGTGGATGTGGACATCCCCGAACTGCCGAACCATTACCACGGCAAGGTGCGGGACAATTACGACCTGCCCGACGGGCGGCGGATCATCATCGCGTCGGACCGGCTGAGCGCCTTCGACATCAATCTGACGGCCATCCCGTTCAAGGGGCAGGTGCTGACCCAGACCGCCCGCTTCTGGTTCGAGAAGACCGCCGACATCATCGCCAACCACGTGATCGACTATCCCGATCCCAACGTGGTGGTGTGCAAGCGGCTGACCATCCTGCCGGTCGAGGTGGTGGTGCGCGACTATCTGGCCGGCACCACCTCCACCTCCATCCTGTCCATGTACAAGGCGGGCAAGCGGGAGATGTACGGCCATAGCTTCCCCGAGGGCCTTCGCCCGAACGAGAAGCTGCCCCAGACCATCATCACCCCCACCACCAAGGCCGCCATCGGCGACCACGACACGCCGCTGTCCCCGGACGAGATCGTGTCGGGCGGCATCCTCCCCGCCGCCCAGTGGGAGCAGGTGCAGGCCGCAGCGCTGGCCCTGTTTGCCCGCGGGCGGGAGATTGCCGACCGCCACGGCCTGATCCTGGTGGACACCAAGTACGAGTTCGGCGTGGACGAGAACGGCACCGTGTTCCTGGCCGACGAGATCCACACCCCCGACAGCAGCCGCTATTGGATCAAGGACAGCTACGCGGCCCGCTTTGCCGCCGGTGAGCGCCCGGAAAGCTTCGACAAGGATTTCGTGCGCACCTGGGTGTCGGAACGCTGCGATCCGTACAACGACCCCATCCCCGCCATCCCCGACGAGCTGGTGCTGAACACCGCGCGCGTCTACATCACCGCGTACGAGATGATCACCGGCCAGCGCTTCACCCTGCCGGACCAGCCCGTGCCGGTGCTGGAGCGCATCCGCGCCAACCTCGCGGCCTATTTCTAA
- a CDS encoding DUF2946 domain-containing protein: protein MRRIGLWAGVLALLFQMLAVPFTMPRMGQKAGDTIVICTAEGMSTVTLDAAGLPVTDAAGTSGPASGHDACDGCLTCSLCSPSLLPAPLLVLALPVVWVLHGPEALPGSHIAAGWFLSCLQARAPPFFG from the coding sequence ATGCGGCGCATCGGCCTGTGGGCCGGTGTGCTGGCGCTGCTGTTCCAGATGCTGGCCGTTCCCTTCACCATGCCCCGGATGGGGCAAAAGGCCGGTGACACCATCGTCATCTGCACCGCCGAGGGGATGAGCACCGTCACCCTCGACGCCGCCGGCCTCCCGGTGACCGACGCGGCCGGCACAAGCGGCCCGGCCAGCGGGCATGATGCCTGCGACGGCTGCCTGACCTGTTCCCTGTGCAGCCCGTCCCTTCTTCCCGCTCCCCTGCTGGTTCTGGCGCTGCCCGTGGTGTGGGTGCTCCATGGGCCGGAAGCCCTGCCCGGCTCGCACATCGCCGCCGGGTGGTTCCTGTCGTGTCTGCAGGCGCGCGCACCCCCATTCTTCGGCTGA